One stretch of Chitinophaga pendula DNA includes these proteins:
- a CDS encoding di-heme oxidoredictase family protein has protein sequence MKRSYLILGILIASITLIHSCSKLEPFGPPEDELLDGPVEGLNYEQSQRFQSGDATFNDEVFTVEKGLGPVFVATSCASCHAGDGKGHPFTTLTRFGQMDETRNKFLHLGGPQLQNRAIPGYQPETIPAGATFSRFTPPAVTGLGFLEAVADADILAMADPDDADGDGISGVPNWHTIPPYVKPPANAIVRDGKYICRFGKKASVYNLLAQAADAFSQDIGITSVYNPVDVYSMQEVDPEISTQTVNNIGFYLQTLKAPIQREQDNPQVVEGRKIFAKVGCAGCHKPTLRTGASNITPLSNTEFHPYTDLLLHDMGPALDDGYTEGGAKTAEWRTPPLWGLGLSPKSQGGRYFLLHDGRAGTIEQAIEMHGGEGARAQTNYTKLTPTERDALIRFLKSL, from the coding sequence ATGAAAAGATCATATCTAATCTTGGGGATTTTAATCGCCAGTATCACTTTGATACATTCCTGCTCAAAGCTGGAACCCTTCGGGCCGCCGGAAGATGAGCTGCTCGATGGGCCGGTAGAAGGGCTAAATTATGAACAGAGCCAACGCTTTCAATCCGGGGATGCCACTTTTAATGATGAAGTATTTACAGTAGAAAAAGGCCTGGGACCCGTATTCGTCGCCACAAGTTGTGCCAGCTGCCATGCCGGCGATGGGAAAGGCCATCCGTTCACCACACTCACCCGCTTCGGACAGATGGATGAAACGCGTAATAAGTTCCTGCACCTGGGAGGCCCGCAGTTACAAAATAGGGCAATACCCGGGTATCAGCCAGAAACGATACCCGCCGGGGCGACCTTCTCCCGCTTTACGCCTCCAGCTGTCACCGGCTTGGGCTTTTTAGAGGCAGTCGCAGATGCTGACATACTCGCCATGGCAGACCCCGATGATGCAGATGGAGATGGTATTTCTGGAGTGCCTAACTGGCACACAATACCGCCCTATGTAAAGCCGCCCGCCAATGCTATTGTTCGTGATGGAAAATATATCTGCCGCTTCGGAAAAAAGGCCAGCGTCTACAACCTGCTGGCGCAAGCAGCAGATGCATTTTCACAGGATATAGGCATCACCTCTGTGTATAATCCGGTAGATGTATACTCCATGCAGGAGGTTGATCCGGAAATATCCACACAGACTGTCAATAACATAGGTTTCTATTTGCAAACATTGAAAGCTCCCATCCAAAGAGAGCAGGACAATCCGCAAGTAGTCGAAGGCAGAAAGATATTTGCCAAAGTAGGTTGCGCGGGCTGTCACAAACCCACACTTCGGACGGGCGCCTCCAATATAACACCACTGTCCAATACAGAATTCCATCCCTATACCGATCTGCTATTACACGATATGGGGCCAGCACTAGATGACGGTTATACGGAGGGAGGCGCTAAAACAGCGGAATGGCGTACACCTCCGCTGTGGGGATTGGGGCTGTCGCCCAAGTCGCAGGGGGGCAGATACTTTCTCCTGCACGATGGCAGGGCTGGTACTATCGAACAGGCCATTGAAATGCATGGGGGCGAAGGGGCTCGTGCGCAGACCAACTACACCAAATTGACGCCAACTGAACGGGATGCACTGATCAGATTCCTGAAATCCTTATAG
- a CDS encoding DoxX family protein, with amino-acid sequence MTQKTATIIYWTGAILTSLWFGASGFFEITTNPIVWEITQQLGYPAHFIYVLGIAKLTGIAVLLVPNKLLRLKEWVFAGIFFDIIFAFASKLSVLGISATTDAIIAFVMVSVTYLMFRRLYPTTYGSVKKEFTFPV; translated from the coding sequence ATGACACAAAAAACTGCGACAATTATTTACTGGACGGGAGCTATTCTTACTTCTTTATGGTTTGGCGCAAGTGGCTTCTTTGAAATCACTACGAATCCAATAGTGTGGGAAATTACCCAGCAACTAGGCTATCCTGCTCATTTCATTTATGTACTTGGCATTGCCAAATTAACAGGCATCGCTGTACTATTAGTTCCCAACAAATTATTACGGTTGAAAGAATGGGTCTTTGCAGGGATATTTTTTGATATCATCTTCGCATTCGCCTCTAAACTCAGCGTATTAGGCATATCAGCAACTACAGATGCTATTATTGCATTCGTTATGGTAAGCGTTACCTATCTGATGTTCCGGAGATTATACCCTACGACATATGGTTCCGTAAAGAAAGAATTTACATTTCCTGTATAG